The genome window gacggcaataaggccggcgatgctgtatggcacataatgttgggcggtgaaacatcaacacgtacacaaaatgggtgtagcggagatgaggatgcttcgttggatgtgtgggcacacgagaaaggataagattaggaatgaggatatccggggtaaagtaggagtagccgaaattgaaggaaagatgagagaaaatcggttacggtggtttggacatgtgcaaagaaggcctactgacgctccgattagaagatgcgactatgggacagaggttcagggccgaaggggtagaggaagacctaggaaaactttggaagatactctaagaaaagacttagagtacttggatctaacgaaggacatgacacaggatcgagcacaatggcgttctaagattcatatagccgatcccactcagtgacttggattttccaagtctccaaccaagaagttttcctcactcgggaaattaagggaacactaccccaacctacatgctccactcagaaagcttcaacacacaagcttcaacaaaagaaaattcaaagaacttagcgaagaaggctttggtgtatttaacacaatacgttgaaatgaaggaaagcttatttattgatatccccgataagctacaaatatgtacatatacatgagtcaaaataaacacacaagagggagccttcacaaaggttgcttaggagaagtctcagcagtcggtagagccccagaaagagaaggcaccggagggggatcatttggagcctcagtactggacagaaccctagaaggaggaggcatcagaggttgatcatttggagcttcattacgcggtacagccccagaagacgaaggcaataaatgcctttggaacaaacccacaaatctctgatgatcaagtaaaacctgaccatcagtttccttcatctggtcaagcttcctcttcatgtttgtagcatagtcatgtgcgagccggtgcaactgtttattctcatgcttgagccctctaatctcctgtttgagactcatcacttcagccgccaatgattcaacttggcgggttcgagcaaataggcgttgggccatattagacacagaacctgcacactgaacactgagagccagcgaatccttaacagctaactcatcagaccgtttggaaagtagtctgttatctttgggagtgagaaggttcctggccaccaccgcagcggtcatatcattcttcatcacggaatccccaacggtaagaggaccagttggggagacgaaggatgagcgccatatgttgtctggagaaggcggggctgcctcttcaacaaggttcaagtcaaaacgacggtcggaggggccatacattttcaaaggtgttgaagagagaagaggtcggacaaatcaagatcttagaagtgcaagaatgaagcttctactggtggagattcaagtgtgctttggaacttaatgccagcccctataaaaatctgcactcgacggagcttcagaaatcaaagaggcgcctgctcagaaatcgaagaggcgtttgctttctcaaaagttgggctgcttagagatcacgagggttgatctcagaaatcgaagagccgtttgctttctcaaaagttgggctgctcaaagaccacgaaggccgatctcagaaatcgaagaggcgctcgctttctcaaaagctgggctccctagagaccacgagggccgatctcagaaatcgaagaggcacctacttttccagccttgtcagcacctgtcacacgtacactcagctttgcggaaattatgggcattctgtcaaagacttctggggaagtagaaaacacatgaatcttactgttcaatcacccacttcccacacgcaacaatagctcatgggtaccacagataactttgccaaagttctctgccaaagttgagcacgtgaagcttgcagctcccactacatcgctctgaccaagaagggtaaaagaatagcaaagaaacagcactaacaaagtttagacccataaattttgaaggtctagctaccatattattacccacaagggtaaaggaatagtaccactgctggataattggaaagtccatgtatgtcaacctctgtgcttcgtggcaaggtagactagcaaacatgcccaacctttactcacattcgagaaaacactcccaataagattgcttgctccaaaatcgaagaggcaccgtcctccgaatctaaagagccagactcccaacatgactactttcttaaaaatcgaagagagggtaaaggaacagtaccattgctggataattggaaagtctctgtgtgtcaacctctgtgcttcgtggcaaggtagactagcaaacatgcccaacctttactcacattcgagaaaacactcccaacaagattgcttgctccaaaatcgaagatgcaccgccctccgaatctcgagagccactctcccaacatgattactttctcaaaaatcgaagagacactgctccccgaatctcgagagccagacccccagcatgattgctttctcaaaaatcggtgaggcaccgttctccgaatcaatcgaagagacgctcgctttctcaaaagctg of Malus sylvestris chromosome 6, drMalSylv7.2, whole genome shotgun sequence contains these proteins:
- the LOC126625904 gene encoding uncharacterized protein LOC126625904 produces the protein MYGPSDRRFDLNLVEEAAPPSPDNIWRSSFVSPTGPLTVGDSVMKNDMTAAVVARNLLTPKDNRLLSKRSDELAVKDSLALSVQCAGSVSNMAQRLFARTRQVESLAAEVMSLKQEIRGLKHENKQLHRLAHDYATNMKRKLDQMKETDGQVLLDHQRFVGLFQRHLLPSSSGAVPRNEAPNDQPLMPPPSRVLSSTEAPNDPPPVPSLSGALPTAETSPKQPL